Proteins from a single region of Canis lupus familiaris isolate Mischka breed German Shepherd unplaced genomic scaffold, alternate assembly UU_Cfam_GSD_1.0 chrUn_S2124H2323, whole genome shotgun sequence:
- the LOC119878940 gene encoding ral guanine nucleotide dissociation stimulator-like isoform X2: MAERASALRRNRIFPTTPSRRELLEQQVEELVPALLCLDDLSIVQFMETYPEFGTTEEILDLLFAKYGCNKYLNDDIVGSVEQCKVAISCILDIWLEYYQEDFHQPPEFLFLRKLLAFMGLNRPGSDLENRAQRYLERFSYLELVELDDEDEEDWGWPSLGQGGPHRPNLHAAGPGAVGRLTPHSHGLQSGETSQGSCTHTR; this comes from the exons atg gctgAAAGGGCCTCAGCCCTGAGAAGGAATCGGATCTTCCCGACCACCCCTAGCCGGAGGGAGCTGCTGGAGCAGCAGGTAGAAGAACTGGTGCCCGCCTTGCTGTGCTTGGACGACCTTTCCATTGTTCAATTTATGGAAACGTATCCTGAATTTGGCACCACCGAAGAGATCCTGGACCTGCTGTTTGCAAA ATATGGATGCAACAAATATCTGAATGATGACATCGTGGGATCCGTGGAGCAGTGCAAAGT ggccatctcCTGCATCCTGGACATCTGGCTGGAGTACTATCAGGAGGATTTTCATCAGCCACCAGAATTTCTCTTCCTGAGGAAACTTCTGGCATTCATGGGGCTCAACAGGCCAGGCTCAGACCTGGAAAACCGAGCCCAGCGTTACCTGGAACGATTCAGCTACCTGGAGCTCGTGGAATTAGAcgatgaggatgaggaggactGGGGGTGGCCAAGCTTGGGACAGGGTGGGCCACACAGACCCAACCTCCATGCAGCTGGGCCGGGAGCAGTGGGTAGGCTCACACCCCATTCCCACGGGCTTCAGTCTGGGGagacctcccagggctcttgTACTCACACACGTTGA